cggtcatcgtcggcgtgtCCGTTCGCACGGGCCGCAACGTCGGCCAAGTCCTTCTCAAGTGGGCGCTGCAGCGCAGGCCGACGTGCAGCGTGCTGCCCAAgtcgtcgagcccgtcgcggatCCGGGGTAACCTGGACGTGCTGACGTGTACGTGGCGGCTGAGTGAcaacgacctcgacgccatcgacgccgtctccCGTCGGTGCCGAATGGTCGATGGGTCGTTTTGGCTGTCGCCCGACGGGCCGTACAAGACACTGGAGGACCTGTGGGACGGTCCGTGACGGCGctcggtgtcgtcgtcgtcgtcgtttcgatgcgcccggcgtcgagggtttCATCCGGGCCTGACTCTCGTGGGTTCAACATCCGCAATATGGATTCAACATCCATATTGTAGTACTTGTAGCCAGGCTGAGTGCTTTTTCGACATCGCATATTGCCCAATCTCCGCTGGGATCAGGGATCCGAACCCACAAGAGCCAGGCTGaaccgcgacgccggtcgCCTCGAGACGGTTGTAACGTCATCGCGTTTCACTTTCACGACGCCTTAACTCGTTCGTTCGACTCTCCTCCATCGTACAAGTACAACGCCTAATCTTATCGACTCTTTCCCATCGACTTTCGCATCAGCAGCCGTCCCCGCCACCCGAGTATCCCCGGGTCGACCCCCACCACGTCGTACCCCTCGTCCCTGTACAGCCGCACCACCCCGGGTTTTTTCAGCGCCACGTGCAGGTACATCCACGGTTGCCTCATGTCCCGCGCgaactcctccgcggcggcgagcatggCCCTCCCGAGTCCCTCCCCCCGCTCCGCCTCTGTCACCGTGAGGTCGCTCAGGTACCCGCTATCCGTCGGCGGGGAAAGCGACGTGAACCGGCGCCTGGTGGCTCCGTCGAAGGACacgccgacggtggcgacgatcGGGCCGTACGCGACGCTCTTCTCCTCGGACCAGGAGCTCAtcggcgcgtcctccgcggcgtcgtccgcgtctacgtcgcaccgcgcgggcgcctccacgccgtcggcgcaaTCTTCCCTTATCCTCTCCCTCGTCCGATCCCTGGGCGCCCGGAGCCGGCCCACGAGGTAGGTACCCTGCGGGAACGCCGGGACCGCGCCTCCGAGGTACACCAGCAGCGTCTTCCTCTCCAGCGGGAACCCCGCCATGCCGCTTCCCAGGAGTaagtccgccaccgcgggcacgTCGTCCTTCGTGAAAGCGGAGCACACCAGCACGTATCCGGCGAACTTGCCGGTGGTGACCGGGACCTCCATCGTCCATCCCACGTCGggcagcgacgacgatccgCTCGACACGACCGGATCGTCCGCGAAGGGATCGATGCGCGCGGTCcgttggccgccgccgccgaagaggcgcgcgacgtgccgcgagcgtcgtccgcgacgatgaagttgttgctcgacggcgcggcgaccggacGTGCCGAGAtgcgcggtcgacgcgcgcgcgccgggcgatgCGACCCGCGATGAGATCGTTgcggtcatcgcgctcgcgaccaTCTCCGattccctcgcgtcgacgttccTAGCTGACCACGAATGCGCCGTGGCGGTGTGACCACGTCCTCCTTTATCTTCGATCTCGGGCCTCTCGTTTCCGGATATGAAGAGGAGGCAAGTTTTCGGTGTCAGCACTTCGTGGGGCGCGAGGCCGGTGGGTGGGAGATGACGACGGTTTGGGAgcccgacctcgacgagctgctcgcgcgtgtcgccgagatggagggcGCGGATGACGTCGAGGCTAATGTCGAGGCGGATGATGGCGATGGGGCGAACCAGGGCacgaagcggaagagagcccctTACACAaaggggccatgcgagcacggggtgaagtatCGGTCGCAATGCAAGGTGTGCGGTGCTTGTCCtcacggtcgtcagcgctctcagtgcaaggagtgcggtggtgcgtCAATCTGccagcacggtcgtcagcgctctaagtgcaaggagtgcggcgggtccggaatctgcgagcacggtcgaATACGCTCTacatgcaaggagtgcggcgggtctggaatctgcgagcacagTCGTGAGCGCTcacagtgcaaggagtgcggcggggcttcaatctgcgagcacggtcgtcgccgctcacagtgcaaggagtgcggcgggggatcAATATGCGCGCACGGTCGTATGCGCTCTACGTGCAaagagtgcggtgggtctcgaatctgcgagcacggtcgtatacgctctagctgcaaggagtgcggcggtgcatcaatctgcgagcacgatCGTATGCGCTCTACGTGCAAAgagtgcggcgggggatcAATATGCGCGCACGGTCGTATGCGCTCTACGTGCAAAgagtgcggcgggggatcAATATGCGCgcacggtcgtgtacgctctaagtgcaaggagtgcggcgggtctcaaatctgcgagcacggccgtcagcgctctaagtgtaaggagtgcggtgggggctcaatctgcgagcacggtcgtatgcgctctacgtgcaaagagtgcggcgggggatcAATATGCGCGCACGGTCGTATGCGCTCTACGTGCAAAgagtgcggcgggggatcAATATGCGCgcacggtcgtgtacgctctaagtgcaaggagtgcggcgggtctcaaatctgcgagcacggccgtcagcgctctGAGTgtaaggagtgcggtgggggctcaatctgcgagcacggtcgtgtacgctctaagtgcaaggagtgcggtgggggctcaatctgcgagcacggtcgtgtacgctctaagtgcaaggagtgcggtgggggctcattctgcgagcacggtcgtgagcgcagATACTgtaaggagtgcggtgggtctggaatctgcgagcacggtcgtgtacgctctaagtgcaaggagtgcgcccagcgccgcgagcgcgagtaGTCAACAGTTGTATCGACATTTATCCTGAGCCGAGGAATGTGCGTCCATCGGCGCGATCTCGATTTCGTTCGCAGAAAATCGCAGGCGAGCGTAAGATTACTCGCGTCACATTGATAACGTAATAATTAGGCTGACCacgacgcgtccctcgcaTCCCCCCGCTTGTTTCACCTGATGGTccccgcggtgagcgtgGCGAGCCTGCacgccccgccgctcgtcccgaacgcggcgcccttgTACGAAGCCTCCCCGGATGGCGTCACCGAAAAGTCCGGCGCCACGTTCTCGAAAACCTTCTTCTTCGGGTTCAacacgtcgtccgcctcgcccgcgaacccctcgcactggacgcgctcgccgttgGGCACCccctccggcggcgtcacGAGCTCCACCTTCCCGTCCGGGCCGGTGCCGCAGAggaccatcgcggcggactcCACTCCGCGCATCTTGGAGGGCTTCATGTTCGCCACCACCACGACCCTGGCGCCCATCATCTGATCCTCCGGGacgtgctcgacgaggccCGAGACCACCTGCTTGGTGCCGAGTGCCGGGCCGAGGTCGATGGCCTCGACGTAGAGCTTCTCAGCCTCGGGGTGGCGGGCAACCTTGGTCACGGTGCCGACCACGATGTTGAGGCGGGAGACGTCCACGGGCGCGTTGGCCGGaacctccttcttcttcggcttcggcgcgtcGGCAGCCTTCTTTCCCTTGGCATCCCCGCCTttggcaccctcggcacccttgTCGGCACCCttgtcggcaccctcgaccTCGTGCTTCGCGAAGAGGATGTCCCCGACGGACACCGCCGTGCCGGGGGCGAGGTTCTCGGAGCGCTTCAGTTTCCACGCGGGAACCGCGGGCGTGCCGAGCTTCTCGAAGATGGCGTCGCAGGCGTCCGGGATGAACGGCGCGAGGaagtgcgcggcggcgtacacgGCCTCGAGCGTGGACCTGATGATCACCGCCttgcgctccgcggcgccgtcgcccttgaCCGCCCAGGGCGCGGAATCGGTGAGGTACTTGTTGGTATCTTTCATGGCGTTGATGGCGAGCTCGCAGCACCGCTGAACCTCCAGGTTGCTCATCGCCTGCTCGCTCTGCACGCGCAGGAGGTTGACGTCGAAGACCTTCTCCGGGACGCAGTcgggaacgacgccgccgcagtTTTTGTTGCACAGGTTCGTCGCGCGGTGCACCAGGTTACCCATCACGTCCGCCAGGTCAGAGTTGTGCACGTACACGAGGTTACTCTCGCTGAACGGCACGTCGCTGCCGTACACGGCGTTGCGCATGAGGTAGTACCTGAACGTATCGGACGAGTACCTGGTGAGCTGATCCATGGGATCGACGACGTTGCCGATCGATTTGGACATCTTCTGACCATCCGCGGCTGTGACGAATCCGTGACCAAAGACGGTTTTCGGCAGCGGCAGCCCCGCGGACCACAGCATGCACGGCCAGATCACGCAGTGGAACCAGATGATGTCCTTACCGATGATGTGAACGGACGCGGGCCACATGCCGTCGCCATTGGGCTTTTGCGGCCAACCCGTGCCGGTGAGGTAGTTGGTCAGCGCGTCGAACCAAACGTACATGACGTGGCCCGGGGCGTCGGGCACCGGGATGCCCCAGTCGAACGTCGTCCTGGACACGGACAGGTCCCtgagctcgtcctcgcggagcCTCGCGAGGATCTCGTTGCGCCTGCGCGTGGGCTGGATGAACGCCGGGTTCTTCTCGATGTGCTCGATGAGCCGCGACTGGTACCTCGACTGGCGGAAGAAATAGGACTCCTCCTTCATCTTCTTGAGGGGCTTGCCGCTGACGGGGTCGAGGTAGTtggcagccgcggcgtccgtctccgtcaCGAACGTCTCCTCGCGGACGTTGTACCATCCCTCGTAGGTGTCCAGGTAGATGTCCCCGTTCGCTTTGGACATCTCGAACAGTTTCCGGCAAGCCGCCTTGTGACtctccgacgtcgtccggtTGTACACGTCGTTGCTCACCTTCGTCTTCGCGTTGAGCGTCTGGAACGCGTTGACGTACTTATCGCACAGCTCGATGGGCGCGCAccccgccgtctccgcggcttcggcgaTCTTCTGCCCGTGCTCGTCGGAACCCGTCTGGAACAACACGTCGCGGCCGTAGCGCCGGTGATACCGAGCGATGCAATCGGCGGAGATGGCTTCGTACGCGTGACCCATGTGCGGCGCTCCGTTTGCGTAGTTGATGGCGGTGGTGATGCAAAACTTCTCGCCGCTCGGATCTGTCGGTGGCGCGTTGGCCGCTGCGGCGAGGACCATCGCCTGGCCGTCCTGCGCGcagagcgacgccgcggtcgtcgcggacgctcgcgacgacgacgcgccggcgatgaacgAAGCCGTCTCTCCGCACCGAGCGAaccacgcggcgacgcgcgggacggtgccgtcgagggcgtcgagaccgacgacgcccgcggcgcgctcttcgccgaggacggggaAGAGCGCGGAGtagacgacgacgtcagcgagcgacggcgcgtcgccgcccgcgatgaacgcgaaagtcgagctcgtcgcggaaAGGTGCGGCTCGAGGACGTTCGCGAGGAGCGTTAAGAGCGAGGCGCCGTCGttggacgcgcacgcgacggcgacggcgggggcgagcgcggtcgcctccCACTCGCACCATCTCTCcgtcgcccatcgcgcgggtcccgcgggcgcgagggcttTGGACGCGCCGAGGTACCGGGCGATGGCGTTGGGCTCGGAGATTTTCATCTTCttgtcgtcgacgtcgagcgcgacgggggatcCGCCGtggccctccgcgcccttcgccaTGGGGACGAACTTGAGCTCCGCgccggagatggcggcggcgatgaaagCCTTCATCGCCCgggggtccgcgccgcggcacGCGAGGT
The genomic region above belongs to Micromonas commoda chromosome 4, complete sequence and contains:
- a CDS encoding predicted protein codes for the protein MEVPVTTGKFAGYVLVCSAFTKDDVPAVADLLLGSGMAGFPLERKTLLVYLGGAVPAFPQGTYLVGRLRAPRDRTRERIREDCADGVEAPARCDVDADDAAEDAPMSSWSEEKSVAYGPIVATVGVSFDGATRRRFTSLSPPTDSGYLSDLTVTEAERGEGLGRAMLAAAEEFARDMRQPWMYLHVALKKPGVVRLYRDEGYDVVGVDPGILGWRGRLLMRKSMGKSR
- a CDS encoding predicted protein; translated protein: SASTVVSALSARSAAGPESASTVEYALHARSAAGLESASTVVSAHSARSAAGLQSASTVVAAHSARSAAGDQYARTVVCALRAKSAVGLESASTVVYALAARSAAVHQSASTIVCALRAKSAAGDQYARTVVCALRAKSAAGDQYARTVVYALSARSAAGLKSASTAVSALSVRSAVGAQSASTVVCALRAKSAAGDQYARTVVCALRAKSAAGDQYARTVVYALSARSAAGLKSASTAVSALSVRSAVGAQSASTVVYALSARSAVGAQSASTVVYALSARSAVGAHSASTVVSADTVRSAVGLESASTVVYALSARSAPSAASASSQQLYRHLS
- a CDS encoding methionyl-tRNA synthetase (Has domain for tRNA synthetases class I (I, L, M and V) Other tRNA synthetase sub-families are too dissimilar to be included in this pfam): MAPMNLACRGADPRAMKAFIAAAISGAELKFVPMAKGAEGHGGSPVALDVDDKKMKISEPNAIARYLGASKALAPAGPARWATERWCEWEATALAPAVAVACASNDGASLLTLLANVLEPHLSATSSTFAFIAGGDAPSLADVVVYSALFPVLGEERAAGVVGLDALDGTVPRVAAWFARCGETASFIAGASSSRASATTAASLCAQDGQAMVLAAAANAPPTDPSGEKFCITTAINYANGAPHMGHAYEAISADCIARYHRRYGRDVLFQTGSDEHGQKIAEAAETAGCAPIELCDKYVNAFQTLNAKTKVSNDVYNRTTSESHKAACRKLFEMSKANGDIYLDTYEGWYNVREETFVTETDAAAANYLDPVSGKPLKKMKEESYFFRQSRYQSRLIEHIEKNPAFIQPTRRRNEILARLREDELRDLSVSRTTFDWGIPVPDAPGHVMYVWFDALTNYLTGTGWPQKPNGDGMWPASVHIIGKDIIWFHCVIWPCMLWSAGLPLPKTVFGHGFVTAADGQKMSKSIGNVVDPMDQLTRYSSDTFRYYLMRNAVYGSDVPFSESNLVYVHNSDLADVMGNLVHRATNLCNKNCGGVVPDCVPEKVFDVNLLRVQSEQAMSNLEVQRCCELAINAMKDTNKYLTDSAPWAVKGDGAAERKAVIIRSTLEAVYAAAHFLAPFIPDACDAIFEKLGTPAVPAWKLKRSENLAPGTAVSVGDILFAKHEVEGADKGADKGAEGAKGGDAKGKKAADAPKPKKKEVPANAPVDVSRLNIVVGTVTKVARHPEAEKLYVEAIDLGPALGTKQVVSGLVEHVPEDQMMGARVVVVANMKPSKMRGVESAAMVLCGTGPDGKVELVTPPEGVPNGERVQCEGFAGEADDVLNPKKKVFENVAPDFSVTPSGEASYKGAAFGTSGGACRLATLTAGTIR